In Astyanax mexicanus isolate ESR-SI-001 chromosome 25, AstMex3_surface, whole genome shotgun sequence, a genomic segment contains:
- the LOC111196635 gene encoding CD209 antigen-like has translation MSLSVYDDVIGSEEMNRGDTVEMVEDIYESADAVRGHDPNTEMEDTNTMRILKTQQADKAVRDGWIYFSSSLYYISTEEKSWTESRNDCRKRGADLVIINSREEQDFINTLRKDQWVWIGLSDGEREGVWKWVDGSELITGFWRPGEPNSLGEEDCAITDISSDPVNTWNDYPCNRQLVWICEMRI, from the exons atgtctctgagtgtttatgatgATGTGATTGGATCTGAGGAGATGAACAGAGGAGATACAGTGGAGATGGTGGAGGATATCTACGAGAGTGCAGACGCTGTTAGAGGTCATGACCCCAACACAGAGATGGAGGACACCAACACAATGAGGATCCTGAAGACACAACAAGCAG ATAAAGCAGTTAGAGACGGGTGGATCTACTTCAGCTCCAGTCTTTACTACATCTCTACTGAGGAGAAGAGCTGGACTGAGAGCAGAAACGACTGCAGAAAGAGAGGAGcagacctggtgatcatcaacagcagagaagaacag GActtcattaacacattgagaaaagatcagtgggtttggattggtctgagtgacggtgaaagagagggggtctggaaatgggtggacggatcagaactgatcactgg gttctggaGACCTGGAGAACCCAACAGTTTGGGAGAGGAGGACTGTGCTATAACTGACATTAGTTCTGATCCTGTGAATACCTGGAATGATTATCCCTGTAATCGTCAGTTGGTTTGGATCTGTGAAATGAGAATATAA